The Sphingomonas sp. G-3-2-10 DNA window GTCCGGACGGGGAGGGCGAGTGAGTTTCGATTCTTCCATTCGCGCGCGAGGGGGGGGACTACCGCTCGCGGGTTCGCGGTGTGCGCCATCCGCACTAGCGGCTGAGCACCGAACAGATACTCGATGCCAACGGCTGACGTCAGATGCCCAGCCACTCAAGCGGTGCTGGGAGGATGTCGGCCGAATAGTCCACCTGCAGCACCCGGCGATGCCTTGGCGCGGTCGCGGTGGCGGAGGCGTGGAGGATCGGGGTGGCGTAGAGCCAGATATCGCCGCGATCGGCGAGGCACGTCGCTGTGCTGCACCGGGCAATGGTCGCTTCGACCTCCGTTTCGGGGATACGGCCCATCAGGTGCGATCCCGGCGCGATCAGTAGCGGGGCGTTAGTCTCGTCCACGGAGTCGAGATGGATGCGGATGGTCAACATCCGCTCGATCAGCGCGAAGGGCGGCTCGACATGGCGGAGCCCCGCCTTGATTGACCACGGACCGTAGCCGGGCATTTCGGCCCGCGCCCGCACCGCGATGGTGCGGTCCTGATGCCAGCCGAGCGCCCAATTGG harbors:
- a CDS encoding phytanoyl-CoA dioxygenase family protein gives rise to the protein MNLDEHGAAHLSGAAAPFLEALETALAGQPADQAGIRLYGVTGLAAILDSIGSRAAQLAGRRPVRAILFDKSESTNWALGWHQDRTIAVRARAEMPGYGPWSIKAGLRHVEPPFALIERMLTIRIHLDSVDETNAPLLIAPGSHLMGRIPETEVEATIARCSTATCLADRGDIWLYATPILHASATATAPRHRRVLQVDYSADILPAPLEWLGI